The Bacteroidales bacterium region GCTGCGATTACAGAACCTGTCTATGCCTATGAATTTATTGCCAAAGGAGTCCTTATAGAGGAATAACCAAACCCTTGAACCATGTTTGCTGAACATCATCAGAAAGTTTACAGGACTGAACTGACGCCCATCAGCTTTCTGCGCCGTTCAGCTAATGTTTATCCTGAGAAAATTGCCATTATCCATAATGAGAGGCGTTACACCTATCATGAATTTGAAGAACGGGTCAACCGGTTTTCTTCGCAACTTAAAAAATGTGGGCTAAAAAAGCATGACCGGGTCGCTTTTTTATGCCCGAACATCCCTGCTCTGCTTGAAGCCCATTTTGCAGTCCCGACCGCCGGGGGTATCCTGGTACCGATCAATACCCGCCTGAATGCAGAAGAAATCGGTTATATCATACAGCATTCAGGCTCAAGGTTTTTATTTGCAGATAGTGAGTTGAAACCGGTTGTTGATTCGCTCGATCTTTCAGGGTTAAGAATTATTGAAGTTAATGATACAGGGTTGCAGGAAGATCCTTATGAAGCATTCCTTTCAGAAGGTACGCCAGAACCAGTTGACAGTATGCTTGAAGATGAAGAAGAACCAATCTCGCTTAATTACACTTCCGGCACGACCGGCCGGCCAAAAGGGGTGATTTACACCCATCGGGGCGCCTATCTTAATTCATTGGGTGAAGCCATTGAAACCAGGCTATGTCCTGAAAGCGTATATCTCTGGACATTACCTATGTTTCATTGTAATGGATGGTGTTTTACCTGGGCTGTCACGGCCGTTGGAGGCACTCATGTCTGCCTTCGTAAAACCGATCCGGGAATGATCTGGGACCTGATAAAAAATGAAAATGTCACCCATTTCAACGGCGCCCCGACGCTACAGATCAACTTGCTGAACCATCCGAAAGCGGAACCTGTTCTCC contains the following coding sequences:
- a CDS encoding acyl--CoA ligase family protein; translated protein: MFAEHHQKVYRTELTPISFLRRSANVYPEKIAIIHNERRYTYHEFEERVNRFSSQLKKCGLKKHDRVAFLCPNIPALLEAHFAVPTAGGILVPINTRLNAEEIGYIIQHSGSRFLFADSELKPVVDSLDLSGLRIIEVNDTGLQEDPYEAFLSEGTPEPVDSMLEDEEEPISLNYTSGTTGRPKGVIYTHRGAYLNSLGEAIETRLCPESVYLWTLPMFHCNGWCFTWAVTAVGGTHVCLRKTDPGMIWDLIKNENVTHFNGAPTLQINLLNHPKAEPVLHPVTVTIAGAPPSPTLLEMIKSYNFKPVHVYGLTETYGPITVCEWHPEWDKLPVEEQSLYRARQGQAYLTADMVRVVDENLEDIQKDGKTLGEVIMRGNNVMKEYYLQPEATARAFLGGWFHSGDLAVWHPDGYIELRDRLKDIIISGGENISTIEIEQLVVRHPAVLECAVVAIPDEKWGERPKAFVTLKRDARATEEEIISFCREHAAHFKCPVAVEFGELPKTSTGKIQKYILREKEWAGKRKRIN